A single genomic interval of Rhinatrema bivittatum chromosome 12, aRhiBiv1.1, whole genome shotgun sequence harbors:
- the LOC115074477 gene encoding LOW QUALITY PROTEIN: ubiquitin thioesterase OTU1-like (The sequence of the model RefSeq protein was modified relative to this genomic sequence to represent the inferred CDS: deleted 2 bases in 1 codon) yields the protein MLRLRCKSEKGTQLLQGLSEVSSLRELQERITALTGIPGDRQRILRGFPPQRLELGDDERSLGDCAIRSGDTLIVEESKTKPASVSPSVPMQTAHLDPGRETLPELARKMVPADNSCLFTSVYYVVEGGVYEPACAPEMRSLIAQIVASDPEYYCQAVLGKTNEEYCDWIRREDTWGGAIEISILSKFYQCEICVVDTQSVRIDRFGEDVGYTKRVLLIYDGIHYDPLQRKFTEKDIPPLTIFSCTDDVVLAEALELADEARRKRQFTDVNRFTLRCMVCQKGLTGQAEAREHARDSGHTNFGEV from the exons ATGCTGCGGCTTCGCTGTAAGAGTGAAAAGGGCACgcagctgctgcagggcctgagCGAAGTCTCTAGCCTGCGGGAGCTGCAGGAGCGCATC ACCGCCCTCACCGGCATCCCCGGGGACCGCCAGCGCATCCTGCGGGGCTTCCCGCCCCAGCGGCTGGAGCTGGGCGACGACGAGAGGAGTCTGGGAGACTGTGCCATCCGATCGG GTGACACTCTCATAGTGGAAGAAAGCAAAACCAAGCCAGCCTCAGTGTCTCCTTCTGTTCCCATGCAGACCGCTCACCTTGACCCTGGGAGAGAAACTTTGCCTGAGCTTGCGAGGAAGATGGTGCCGGCTGACAACTCCTGCCTCTTCACTAGCGTATATTATGTGGTGGAAGGTGGGGTTTATGAGCCAGCCTGTGCGCCAGAAATGCGGAGTCTGATAGCTCAGATTGTGGCAAGTGATCCAGAGTATTACTGTCAAGCAGTGCTAGGGAAGACTAACGAGGAGTACTGCGACTGGATCCGCAGGGAGGACACCTGGGGCGGGGCCATCGAGATCTCCATTTTGTCCAAGTTCTATCAGTGTGAAATATGTGTGGTGGATACTCAGTCAGTCAGAATTGATCGTTTTGGGGAAGATGTTGGGTACACAAAACGGGTTCTCCTGATCTATGATGGGATCCACTATGATCCCCTCCAGCGTAAATTTACTGAAAAAGACATCCCTCCACTGACTATCTTCTCCTGTACAGATGATGTGGTGCTTGCTGAAGCCTTGGAACTGGCAGATGAAGCGAGAAGGAAGAGACAGTTtacagatgtgaatcgttttacttTGAGGTGCATGGTTTGCCAGAAAGGGTTAACTGGACAGGCAGAAGCTCGAGAGCATGCCAGGGATAGTGGACATACTAACTTTGGGGAAGTGTGA
- the LOC115074244 gene encoding zona pellucida sperm-binding protein 3 receptor-like yields MAGCWLSQSAFMFRVMLAGALIPAARSDCGAAPHSPYAVPQERYFDFTSFPEGSIVAYECRPGYSKIHGLSNRIECGAASEWTIIPQFCERRSCGSPGELMNGYVQLDDALFGSTAKFACDKG; encoded by the exons ATGGCGGGCTGCTGGTTGTCCCAGTCTGCTTTCATGTTCAGAGTAATGCTGGCTGGAGCTCTCATCCCTGCCGCTCGGA GTGACTGTGGTGCGGCACCTCATTCTCCGTATGCTGTGCCGCAAGAGCGTTATTTTGATTTCACAAGCTTCCCAGAGGGGTCCATTGTCGCGTACGAATGCCGGCCTGGTTATTCTAAAATCCATGGACTGTCTAACCGCATCGAGTGTGGTGCAGCTTCAGAGTGGACGATCATCCCACAGTTTTGTGAAA GGAGATCATGTGGCAGTCCAGGGGAGCTAATGAATGGCTATGTTCAGTTAGATGATGCCCTGTTTGGTTCAACAGCAAAGTTTGCATGTGATAAGGGGTAA